One genomic segment of Panicum virgatum strain AP13 chromosome 2N, P.virgatum_v5, whole genome shotgun sequence includes these proteins:
- the LOC120659839 gene encoding F-box/FBD/LRR-repeat protein At1g13570-like, which produces MALAPAPANPIPAAAADTDLISLLPDCILTTILSLLPLPAAARTQILSRRWRRLWPSAPLHLLDSHLPVPTPSLPAAVSRILATHRGNAARFDVLLARPSAADLDSWLRSLAAKHLQELVLRPPDVPLRLPPSLLSCRSLRSAELTNCRLPEDASAATAGEVYFPYLAELTLRLSRAPSAAALRGLLAGCPELASLSLDRVFGCRTLCVRSRSLRSVTVSVSLTRQRVLEGAEELEHLVVEDAPALERLLAHDINWGPSINIVHAPKLQMLGYLGVGIPELQLGSALFRSMRAVRLAAEFRCMRTLALEMADPQVKPVADFLRCFPCLETLYVTSHMVVPQSMEILNYERDDPIECLNYCLKTVVLKGYRGRKHEVQLAMFLVRCARVLRVMKFLCENDCNPSWLTNQKRRLLLDKRASLGAQFVFQKFTKSYIRFLKKASNISLVDPFDT; this is translated from the exons ATGGCCCTGGCCCCTGCCCCAGCGAACCcaatccccgccgccgccgccgacaccgaTCTGATCAGCCTCCTCCCCGACTGCATCCTCACTACCATCCTctcgctcctccccctccctgccgccgcgcgcacccaaATCCTCTCCCGCCGCTGGCGGCGCCTCTGGCCCTCGGCCCCGCTCCACCTCCTCGACTCCCACCTCCCCGTCCCtaccccctccctccccgccgcGGTCTCCCGGATCCTCGCCACCCACCGTGGCAACGCCGCGCGGTTCGACGTCCTCCTCGCCCGCCCCTCGGCCGCCGACCTCGACTCCTGGCTCCGCTCCCTCGCCGCCAAGCACCTCCAGGAACTCGTCCTCCGGCCACCCGACGTGCCTCTGCGGCTACCACCGTCACTCCTCTCCTGCCGCTCCCTCCGCTCCGCTGAGCTCACCAACTGCCGCCTCCCCGAGGAtgcctccgccgccacggcTGGCGAAGTCTACTTCCCCTACCTCGCCGAGCTCACCCTCCGCCTCTCGCgggccccctccgccgccgccctccgcggccTCCTGGCCGGCTGCCCCGAGCTCGCGAGCCTGTCGCTCGACCGGGTCTTCGGCTGCCGGACCCTCTGCGTGCGGTCCCGGAGCCTACGCAGCGTCACGGTGTCGGTCTCCCTGACGCGGCAGCGCGTCCTGGAGGGCGCTGAGGAGCTGGAGCACCTCGTCGTCGAGGACGCGCCCGCCCTGGAGAGGCTGCTCGCGCACGACATCAACTGGGGCCCATCGATAAATATAGTGCATGCGCCGAAGCTGCAGATGCTCGGCTACTTGGGGGTCGGGATCCCGGAGCTGCAACTTGGCTCCGCATTGTTTCGCTCGATGCGCGCTGTTAGACTGGCGGCGGAGTTCCGGTGCATGAGGACGCTTGCTCTGGAGATGGCGGATCCGCAGGTGAAGCCTGTGGCGGACTTCCTCCGGTGCTTCCCCTGCTTGGAGACACTCTATGTCACG TCTCACATGGTTGTTCCCCAGAGCATGGAAATACTGAATTATGAGAGGGATGATCCCATAGAGTGCCTCAACTATTGTCTCAAGACAGTGGTGCTGAAAGGTTACAGAGGGCGAAAGCATGAGGTGCAGCTAGCTATGTTTCTTGTTCGTTGTGCAAGAGTTCTACGGGTTATGAAATTCTTGTGTGAGAACGACTGCAACCCTTCATGGTTGACAAACCAAAAAAGGCGATTACTGTTGGACAAAAGGGCATCATTAGGGGCTCAATTCGTTTTTCAGAAGTTCACCAAGAGCTACATTAGGTTTCTAAAGAAAGCAAGTAACATTTCTTTAGTTGATCCTTTTGATACATAA
- the LOC120659838 gene encoding receptor like protein 22-like, translated as MSLKNIQMLDLSSNKIQGPVPEWLWKTWSHSLTYMNLSHNNFSSLDLSSHFLPNKQLQTLDLSFNNLHGKIPVPGHPIDRQLLDYSNNVFSSIPENFSYLTQTVYLSFARNRLSGQLPDTICKARMLEVLDLSYNNFSGKIPPCLIEDVHLSILNLRENSFEGTLSFVIKDRCTLQTIDLNGNKIEGPLPGLLSNCNELEVIDFGNNHISDKFPSWLGKLSSLRVLVLRSNQFYGSICEIIDLASNNLSGVLCPKWFDGLTVMMTKHDTDKVVRGEHLSRGSYQNIVLIAYKGMCMAFEKIWTTLTVIDFSNNYFHGRIPDEIGKLVSLHVLNLSQNGFDGKIPNQIGGMTDLESLDLSSNQLSGEIPQELTNLTFLGALNLSSNQLVGRIPESHQFGTFQNSSFRGNEGLCGVPMLKQCKSSDAPSEPNGSKPSKKIDFILYLFSGAGFGIGFAATISINWVHISKRCKIVKT; from the exons ATGTCtcttaaaaatattcaaatgtTAGACCTTTCAAGCAACAAAATTCAAGGGCCAGTACCTGAGTGGTTGTGGAAGACATGGAGCCATAGCCTCACCTACATGAATCTTTCACACAACAATTTTTCAAGTTTGGACCTTTCCTCCCATTTTCTCCCTAACAAACAGTTGCAAACTCTTGACCTTAGCTTCAATAATCTCCATGGAAAAATCCCTGTCCCAGGCCACCCAATAGATCGACAACTCCTGGATTACTCAAATAACGTTTTCTCATCAATCCCAGAGAACTTTTCATATCTTACCCAGACTGTGTATCTTAGCTTTGCAAGAAACAGACTAAGTGGACAGCTTCCAGATACCATTTGCAAAGCAAGAATGCTTGAAGTTCTTGACTTGTCATATAATAATTTTAGTGGAAAGATACCACCTTGCCTTATAGAAGATGTCCACTTGAGTATATTAAATTTAAGGGAGAACAGCTTTGAGGGAACACTGTCTTTTGTCATAAAAGATCGGTGCACTCTTCAGACAATTGATTTGAATGGAAATAAAATTGAAGGACCACTGCCAGGGTTACTCTCAAACTGCAATGAGCTGGAGGTTATTGATTTTGGAAACAATCATATAAGTGATAAATTCCCATCTTGGCTTGGAAAGCTTTCCAGTCTGCGTGTCCTTGTTTTGAGATCCAACCAATTCTATGGATCCATATGTG AGATCATTGATCTTGCCTCAAATAACTTATCAGGCGTTCTGTGCCCAAAATGGTTTGATGGATTGACAGTAATGATGACCAAACATGATACAGATAAAGTTGTCAGGGGTGAACATCTGTCCAGAGGATCCTACCAAAATATTGTTTTAATTGCCTACAAAGGGATGTGCATGGCATTTGAGAAGATATGGACCACCTTAACAGTGATAGATTTTTCAAATAATTATTTCCACGGCAGAATTCCTGACGAGATAGGAAAGCTTGTTTCATTGCATGTACTGAACTTGTCTCAGAATGGTTTTGATGGAAAAATTCCTAACCAAATTGGAGGAATGACAGATCTGGAATCGCTAGACCTATCTTCAAACCAGCTTTCTGGTGAGATTCCACAAGAACTGACGAATCTCACCTTTCTTGGCGCCTTGAACTTGAGCAGCAACCAATTGGTTGGCAGAATACCAGAATCGCACCAATTCGGAACGTTTCAGAACAGTTCCTTTAGAGGTAATGAAGGATTGTGTGGTGTACCTATGCTAAAACAATGCAAAAGCTCAGATGCTCCAAGTGAACCAAATGGGAGTAAGCCATCTAAGAAAATTGATTTTATCTTATATCTATTTTCTGGTGCTGGCTTTGGCATCGGATTTGCCGCAACTATCTCGATAAACTGGGTTCATATTAGCAAGAGGTGTAAAATTGTAAAGACTTAA
- the LOC120662425 gene encoding receptor-like protein Cf-9 homolog, which yields MASISWPILLLLVSGKLYTTSGTIGGHGNLTATFECLPDQASALLRLKQSFSFEYATTTLPSWEDGTDCCRWEGVDCDAATGHVNALNLSKHNLYSYGIDQALFNLTSIQLLDLSMNDFGGSQLPAVGFERLSLLTHLDLSSSGISGQIPISISKLTNLVSLDLSNQYANDNNEISRNRLLLWEPSFKTMVRNFSKMRELYLDGVNISSSGEEWCTALVRYIPRIRVLSLENCGLYGSIHPSFSSLRSLEVINLRLNTMSGAFPQYFADFLNLSVLMLLGSDLNGLFPPKIFELKHLTSLELSGNANLMLKVETLPKGCSLETLALDGTNLSIAKPSSFGNLRFLQALHLDAKVISKELSSSLSTLDSLEELSLSRFVLLNESLFSWIGDIKNLVFLTLEYGDFSRTSNSWIGNLINLEALVILNSFFSAPLPPEIGKLKNLKILSLNNCSLSGNIPAWIANLKQLSYVNLSTNNLSGKVLLVTFLKRLDFTE from the coding sequence ATGGCTTCCATTAGCTGGCCCATATTGTTGCTCCTAGTATCAGGAAAACTCTACACTACATCTGGCACCATCGGTGGTCATGGTAACCTCACTGCAACTTTTGAGTGCCTCCCAGATCAGGCCTCAGCACTCCTACGGTTGAAGCAATCATTCTCCTTCGAATATGCAACCACCACCCTCCCATCATGGGAAGATGGCACGGACTGCTGCCGCTGGGAGGGCGTCGACTGTGATGCTGCCACCGGTCATGTCAATGCTCTAAACCTCAGCAAACACAACCTCTACAGTTACGGCATCGACCAGGCCCTCTTCAACCTCACCTCCATTCAACTGCTCGACCTTAGCATGAATGACTTCGGCGGGTCACAACTCCCAGCTGTAGGGTTTGAGAGGCTTTCTTTGCTCACTCACCTGGACCTCTCAAGCTCAGGCATCTCAGGCCAAATCCCCATCAGCATCAGCAAACTCACGAACCTCGTCTCCTTAGATCTTTCCAATCAGTATGCAAATGACAACAATGAGATTTCAAGAAACCGTTTGCTGCTCTGGGAACCTAGCTTCAAAACCATGGTGAGGAACTTCAGCAAGATGAGGGAGTTGTATCTCGATGGGGTGAACATTTCTAGCAGTGGAGAAGAGTGGTGCACTGCACTAGTCAGATATATTCCTCGTATCCGAGTTCTCAGCTTGGAAAATTGCGGActctatggttccattcatccaTCCTTCTCAAGCCTTCGCTCCCTTGAGGTGATCAACCTACGGCTCAACACCATGTCTGGTGCATTCCCTCAATATTTTGCGGATTTTCTTAACCTGAGTGTTCTCATGCTCCTTGGGTCTGATCTTAATGGGTTGTTCCCTCCAAAGATATTTGAACTCAAGCACCTCACATCGCTTGAGTTATCAGGTAATGCAAACCTCATGCTGAAAGTGGAGACTTTGCCAAAAGGATGCAGTTTGGAGACGTTGGCTCTTGACGGCACTAACTTATCCATTGCTAAGCCAAGCTCCTTTGGAAATCTTAGGTTCTTACAGGCGCTACACCTTGATGCAAAAGTTATTTCCAAGGAACTTTCATCATCATTGAGCACTCTTGACTCTTTGGAAGAATTGTCGCTATCTCGATTTGTCTTATTGAATGAATCATTGTTCTCATGGATTGGTGACATCAAGAATTTGGTATTTCTCACTCTTGAGTATGGAGATTTTTCTCGGACATCAAACTCTTGGATTGGGAATCTCATAAACTTAGAGGCCTTGGTAATTTTGAATTCTTTCTTCTCAGCACCGTTACCACCTGAAATTGGAAAACTCAAGAATTTAAAGATACTATCGCTCAACAACTGCAGTCTTTCTGGCAACATACCAGCTTGGATTGCGAATTTGAAACAGCTGTCATATGTCAACCTTAGCACTAATAACCTCAGTGGTAAAGTTTTGCTGGTTACTTTTTTAAAAAGACTGGATTTTACAGAGTAA
- the LOC120659840 gene encoding protein HAPLESS 2-A-like has product MPPPRAVLPALLLAALLASPGVAGGAEVLAKSRLELCERDSGAGGRLSCAQKLVLNLAVPSGSSGGEASLVTKVVDVVNGTEPSRSLRDPPVITISKSAVAAVYKLTYMHDVAYKPEEHYVETRKCEPDAGANVVGYCERLWNADGTVTAHTEPVCCPCGPNQRAPSSCGNIFDKITKGKRNTAHCLRFTSDWFHVWGVGDRSRAFSIRVQVKKGSSVSEVVVGPENKTVVSSDNFLKVNLVGEYGNYNSLPTFEGMNLVTPRKGAGSGQPQDLGDEHSKWMLLEKVRFGPGCNKIGVGYEAFQYQSSFCSSSLSSCLNDQLWNFWESDKSRIDMNLVPEHIVEGRFQRINQHQNAGAHTFSVGVTEAIASNLLLELSADDIQYFYQRSPGKIMDIRVSTFEALSQVGVAKINTKNIGELEASYRLTFNCVPGIGNLEEQYYVMKPGEVVIRSFDLRSSTEQGEKYRCEAILKASDFAEVDRVECQFTTTPTIFNNGSQIGPTDEPKKASMGFFDTIKAFWRNLWDFVTNFITGKSCSWNKCSSLFDISCHFQYICIGWIVMIFLVLASIPIGAMVLWLLHQKGFFDPVYDLFGADTYEYERARPRHRKGGHHHHHHHHHRRHSHHHGDHHHSHRHHHAHQRSKQSEPSHHHVLHRHGGEQWEEVTAAADAHRRHWHDPALGVQHWAGGAGHKHRHGKAAAAAALHLEDAVEFRDWRQGEARCAQHGLHGRDRRR; this is encoded by the exons aTGCCTCCTCCCCGCGCCGTCCTCCCCGCCCTCCTTCTCGCCGCGCTCCTCGCCTCCCCCGGCGTCGCTGGCGGCGCGGAGGTCCTCGCCAAGTCCCGGCTCGAGCTCTGCGAGCGCGACTCCGGCGCGGGGGGCCGCCTCTCCTGCGCCCAGAAGCTCGTCCTCAACCTCGCCGTCCCCTCCGGATCC AGCGGCGGGGAGGCGTCGCTGGTGACCAAGGTGGTGGACGTGGTGAACGGCACCGAGCCGTCCCGGAGCCTGCGCGATCCCCCCGTCATCACCATCAGCAAGAGCGCCGTGGCCGCGGTCTACAAACTCACCTACATGCAT GATGTTGCTTACAAACCTGAGGAACACTACGTGGAGACGCGCAAATGCGAACCGGACGCTGGTGCTAACGTTGTTGGATACTGTGAAAG GTTATGGAATGCGGACGGTACTGTAACTGCGCACACAGAG CCTGTTTGCTGTCCCTGTGGGCCTAATCAACGTGCACCATCATCTTGTGGAAACATTT TTGACAAAATAACCAAAGGAAAACGCAATACAGCTCACTGTCTACGATTTACATCTGACTG GTTCCATGTTTGGGGAGTCGGAGATAGGTCACGTGCGTTCAGCATCAGAGTTCAAGTGAAGAAAGGATCTTCTGTATCG GAGGTTGTTGTTGGACCAGAAAATAAAACTGTCGTTTCTAGTGATAACTTTCTCAAAGTAAATCTTGTTGGTGAGTATGGTAATTATAATAGTTTGCCAACATTTGAGGGCATGAATCTTGTGACTCCACGGAAG GGTGCTGGAAGTGGTCAGCCGCAAGACCTTGGTGATGAACATTCCAAGTGGATGCTGCTGGAGAAAGTTCGTTTTGGTCCGGGATGCAACAAGATAGGTGTTGGTTATGAGGCTTTCCAATACCAGTCTAGTTTCTGTTCATCATCACTTTCCAGCTGCTTGAACGATCAGCTTTGGAACTTTTGGGAG AGTGACAAAAGTCGGATAGACATGAATCTAGTGCCCGAACATATTGTGGAGGGAAGGTTTCAAAGGATCAATCAGCATCAA AATGCAGGTGCTCATACTTTTTCGGTGGGAGTCACAGAAGCCATTGCTTCTAATTTACTGCTAGAGCTGAGTGCTGATGATATACAATACTTCTATCAGAG GAGTCCAGGCAAGATAATGGACATTAGAGTGTCAACATTTGAAGCCTTGAGTCAAGTTGGTGTTGCAAAGATCAATACTAAGAATATTGGCGAACTAGAGGCTTCTTATAGATTGACA TTCAACTGTGTACCTGGCATTGGTAACTTGGAG GAGCAGTACTATGTCATGAAACCTGGTGAAGTGGTTATCCGATCATTTGACTTGCGTTCATCAACAGAGCAAGGAGAAAAATATCGATGTGAAG CTATTCTGAAGGCGTCAGATTTTGCTGAAGTTGACAGAGTAGAATGTCAATTCACTACTACACCTACAATTTTCAATAATGGATCACAG ATTGGTCCGACGGATGAGCCCAAGAAGGCCAGCATGGGTTTCTTCGACACCATCAAAGCTTTTTGGCGCAACCTCTGGGATTTCGTGACCAATTTCATCACCGGCAAATCCTGCAG TTGGAACAAATGCTCGAGCCTCTTCGACATCAGTTGCCATTTCCAGTACATATGCATCGGCTGGATCGTCATGATCTTCCTGGTGCTCGCTTCGATACCCATAG GCGCAATGGTCCTGTGGCTTCTGCATCAGAAAGGCTTCTTCGACCCGGTGTACGACCTGTTTGGGGCGGACACGTACGAGTACGAGCGCGCGCGCCCGAGGCACAGGAAaggcggccaccaccaccaccaccaccaccaccaccggcggCACTCGCACCACCACGGCGACCACCACCATTCCCACAGGCACCACCACGCGCACCAGAGGAGCAAGCAGAGCGAGCCCAGCCACCACCACGTCCTGCACAGGCACGGCGGCGAGCAGTGGGAggaggtgacggcggcggcagatgCCCACCGGCGGCACTGGCACGACCCGGCCCTCGGCGTGCAGCActgggccggcggcgctgggcacAAGCACCGGCACGGCaaagcggcggccgcggcggcgctgcacctGGAGGACGCCGTGGAGTTCAGGGATTGGAGGCAGGGCGAGGCCAGGTGCGCCCAGCACGGGCTGCACGGCCGCGACCGCCGGCGCTGA